A window of Acropora muricata isolate sample 2 chromosome 3, ASM3666990v1, whole genome shotgun sequence contains these coding sequences:
- the LOC136912224 gene encoding ribonuclease H1-like isoform X1, with amino-acid sequence MLSKLQKIVAAVTMPPKGGFYAVRRGRQIGVFRTWRECEKHVKNFQGARFKKFSTNEEAENFVRGSDTGYNNNNSCTAFNGSKKRSYNEMCDSNDFKNITSSRNYKHHKASTSDTSSSSWLPSLDDNTLHVDQPIVYTDGCCTKNGRQGARAGVGVYWGPGHSKNISARLEGEQTNQRAEIMAAVEALKTAKSLGHKTLEIRTDSKYTINGATDWCLRWKKNGWKTINGTEVKNKTEFQTLTKLCDEIDVKWTHVPGHRGIPGNEAADNLARSGALK; translated from the exons ATGCTCTCCAAACTACAGAAAATCGTCGCAGCTGTCACAATGCCACCAAAGGGTGGGTTTTATGCTGTTCGAAGAGGAAGACAGATAGGCGTATTTCGAACGTG GAGGGAGTGcgagaaacatgtcaaaaactttCAAGGTGCACGTTTCAAGAAGTTTTCCACTAATGAGGAAGCTGAAAATTTTGTGCGTGGCAGCGATACTGGgtataacaataacaattctTGTACAGCATTTAAT GGAAGTAAGAAGAGGTCTTATAATGAGATGTGTGACAGTAATGACTTCAAGAACATAACAAGTTCAAGAAATTATAAACACCATAAAGCTTCGACTTCTGACACATCTAGCAGTTCCTGGTTGCCTTCTTTAGATGACAATACCTTGCACGTGGACCAGCCCATAGTTTATACCGATGGATGTTGTACAAAGAATGGTCGACAAGGTGCTAGGGCTGGTGTGGGTGTCTACTGGGGACCTGGGCATTCAAA GAATATTAGTGCCCGCTTGGAAGGAGAACAAACCAACCAAAGGGCTGAAATCATG GCTGCTGTTGAAGCTCTTAAAACTGCTAAATCTCTAGGACATAAAACACTGGAAATCCGGACTGACAGCAAGTATACTATCAATG GAGCTACAGATTGGTGTCTTAGATGGAAGAAAAATGGATGGAAAACAATAAATGGAACTGAAGTCAAAAATAAGACTGAATTTCAGACATTGACAAAGCTGTGCGATGAAATTGATGTCAAATGG ACTCATGTTCCTGGACATCGAGGTATTCCAGGCAATGAAGCAGCAGACAACCTAGCAAGATCAGGAGCattaaaataa
- the LOC136912224 gene encoding ribonuclease H1-like isoform X2, with product MLDEFQSLPGFSREMRECEKHVKNFQGARFKKFSTNEEAENFVRGSDTGYNNNNSCTAFNGSKKRSYNEMCDSNDFKNITSSRNYKHHKASTSDTSSSSWLPSLDDNTLHVDQPIVYTDGCCTKNGRQGARAGVGVYWGPGHSKNISARLEGEQTNQRAEIMAAVEALKTAKSLGHKTLEIRTDSKYTINGATDWCLRWKKNGWKTINGTEVKNKTEFQTLTKLCDEIDVKWTHVPGHRGIPGNEAADNLARSGALK from the exons ATGTTAGATGAATTCCAGAGCTTACCTGGTTTCTCGAGGGAAAT GAGGGAGTGcgagaaacatgtcaaaaactttCAAGGTGCACGTTTCAAGAAGTTTTCCACTAATGAGGAAGCTGAAAATTTTGTGCGTGGCAGCGATACTGGgtataacaataacaattctTGTACAGCATTTAAT GGAAGTAAGAAGAGGTCTTATAATGAGATGTGTGACAGTAATGACTTCAAGAACATAACAAGTTCAAGAAATTATAAACACCATAAAGCTTCGACTTCTGACACATCTAGCAGTTCCTGGTTGCCTTCTTTAGATGACAATACCTTGCACGTGGACCAGCCCATAGTTTATACCGATGGATGTTGTACAAAGAATGGTCGACAAGGTGCTAGGGCTGGTGTGGGTGTCTACTGGGGACCTGGGCATTCAAA GAATATTAGTGCCCGCTTGGAAGGAGAACAAACCAACCAAAGGGCTGAAATCATG GCTGCTGTTGAAGCTCTTAAAACTGCTAAATCTCTAGGACATAAAACACTGGAAATCCGGACTGACAGCAAGTATACTATCAATG GAGCTACAGATTGGTGTCTTAGATGGAAGAAAAATGGATGGAAAACAATAAATGGAACTGAAGTCAAAAATAAGACTGAATTTCAGACATTGACAAAGCTGTGCGATGAAATTGATGTCAAATGG ACTCATGTTCCTGGACATCGAGGTATTCCAGGCAATGAAGCAGCAGACAACCTAGCAAGATCAGGAGCattaaaataa